In a single window of the Sinobacterium caligoides genome:
- the nadA gene encoding quinolinate synthase NadA encodes MPVIEQQDSRALVREYLSSKDEDGQDIEQTLALLERIKSLLKEKNAAIVAHYYTSPVIQALAEESGGCVSDSLEMARFGKNHPAATLIVAGVKFMGETAKILSPEKRILMPTLEATCSLDIGCPIDEFSAFCDQHPDRTVVVYANTSAAVKARADWVVTSSIALEVVDHLDSLGEKILWAPDKHLGGYVQKQTGADVLCWDGSCIVHEEFKAQGILDLKKVYPDAAVLVHPESPASVVEIADMAGSTSQIIRAAKDMPNKRFIVATDQGIFYKMQQGVPDKELIIAPTAGSGATCRSCANCPWMGMNELQNLAQSLEFGINEIRVDESLRLAAMKPLQRMLDFKA; translated from the coding sequence ATGCCTGTAATTGAACAACAAGATAGCCGTGCCTTAGTGCGTGAATATTTGTCCTCTAAGGATGAGGATGGACAAGATATTGAGCAAACTCTGGCCTTGCTTGAGCGTATCAAGTCACTGCTGAAAGAGAAAAATGCAGCTATCGTCGCGCATTACTACACCTCGCCCGTTATTCAGGCGTTGGCGGAGGAGAGTGGCGGCTGTGTTTCTGATTCGCTAGAGATGGCGCGGTTTGGTAAAAACCATCCAGCAGCGACCTTGATTGTAGCCGGTGTGAAATTCATGGGGGAGACGGCCAAGATTCTCTCGCCGGAGAAGCGCATATTAATGCCGACACTGGAGGCGACTTGCTCTCTCGATATTGGCTGCCCGATTGATGAGTTTAGTGCCTTCTGCGATCAGCACCCAGATCGGACTGTGGTGGTTTATGCCAATACCTCGGCTGCGGTTAAGGCGCGAGCAGACTGGGTTGTGACGTCAAGTATTGCGCTAGAGGTTGTCGATCACCTCGATAGTCTTGGCGAAAAAATACTCTGGGCACCAGATAAGCATTTGGGCGGTTATGTGCAGAAGCAGACGGGGGCCGACGTGTTGTGTTGGGATGGTTCCTGTATCGTGCATGAGGAGTTTAAGGCCCAGGGCATCCTGGACTTAAAGAAGGTCTATCCGGATGCGGCGGTGCTGGTCCATCCTGAGTCACCGGCCTCTGTGGTGGAAATTGCCGATATGGCAGGCTCGACCTCGCAGATTATTCGGGCAGCGAAAGATATGCCCAATAAGCGCTTCATTGTAGCGACTGACCAGGGTATTTTTTATAAGATGCAGCAGGGGGTGCCGGATAAAGAACTCATTATAGCGCCGACGGCGGGCAGCGGGGCAACTTGCCGCAGCTGTGCTAATTGCCCTTGGATGGGCATGAATGAGCTGCAGAATCTTGCTCAGTCATTGGAATTTGGCATCAATGAGATTCGTGTTGACGAGTCACTCAGACTCGCGGCGATGAAGCCGCTGCAGCGTATGCTGGACTTTAAGGCTTAG
- a CDS encoding YbgF trimerization domain-containing protein: MKNGIPAIVLALSGGVLMHSPIALGQIKIDNLSAERDAASVAIAPASPSAIAEPAPKADSQVSSGGLFNQVQQLQQEVMQLRGIVEEQSHTITQLQQQRKDDYLSIDRRLSAMQSGAHSGAASEPSVTRNSRTEVAKSPPKAGEEKAYKAAYELIKQQKIPEATAAFESFLKSYPAGRYTPNGYYWLAELYQLKPDLERSRQLFEQLLAQYPNDRKAIDAMFKLGKTYYLLGDKAKAKQILEELPVKYKGGSASTLKMAADFLQQNY, from the coding sequence ATGAAAAACGGAATACCCGCGATCGTCCTGGCCCTAAGTGGGGGAGTGCTAATGCACTCCCCTATTGCTTTGGGGCAAATTAAAATAGACAACTTGTCTGCTGAGCGTGATGCTGCGAGTGTGGCAATAGCGCCTGCTTCTCCTAGTGCGATAGCAGAGCCTGCACCGAAAGCTGATAGCCAGGTAAGTAGTGGCGGCCTGTTTAATCAGGTGCAACAGCTGCAGCAAGAAGTGATGCAGTTGAGGGGGATTGTTGAAGAGCAGTCTCATACCATCACCCAGCTACAGCAGCAGCGCAAAGATGATTACTTAAGTATTGATCGTCGATTATCGGCGATGCAATCGGGAGCGCACTCTGGCGCTGCGTCAGAGCCCAGTGTGACACGCAATAGTAGAACTGAGGTCGCTAAGAGCCCACCTAAGGCGGGCGAAGAGAAAGCGTATAAGGCAGCTTATGAGTTAATCAAGCAGCAAAAAATTCCCGAAGCTACAGCGGCATTTGAGAGCTTCTTAAAGAGTTATCCTGCAGGACGCTATACGCCCAACGGCTACTATTGGCTGGCGGAGCTGTATCAGCTGAAGCCTGACTTGGAGCGTTCGAGACAGCTCTTTGAGCAGTTGTTGGCGCAGTACCCTAATGACCGTAAGGCCATTGATGCGATGTTCAAGCTGGGTAAGACCTATTATCTGCTGGGTGACAAGGCAAAGGCTAAGCAGATTCTCGAAGAGTTACCGGTGAAGTATAAAGGGGGCTCGGCCTCTACGTTGAAGATGGCGGCAGATTTTTTGCAGCAAAATTATTGA
- a CDS encoding OmpA family protein produces MALHKLKTAAGLAVAMALVSGCSSTQTADDAAAAEQAAAEAAAQAAADAAAAAAAAQAEAEAALQSVYLFEFDTSTLSAEMRAGLDAQAAFLRDKSGVVRLEGHADERGSPEYNLALGERRAQAVANYLAIQGVPRAQLEVISYGEEKPAVEGYGDAVWSQNRRVELKYVD; encoded by the coding sequence ATGGCATTACATAAATTAAAAACCGCTGCAGGTCTTGCTGTTGCGATGGCACTCGTTTCAGGTTGTTCATCAACTCAGACTGCTGATGATGCTGCCGCTGCAGAGCAAGCCGCTGCCGAGGCCGCAGCTCAAGCTGCTGCTGATGCTGCCGCTGCCGCTGCCGCTGCTCAAGCAGAGGCAGAAGCTGCGCTACAGAGTGTGTACCTGTTTGAATTTGATACCTCGACACTGAGTGCAGAAATGCGCGCAGGTCTGGATGCTCAAGCTGCATTCTTACGTGATAAGAGTGGCGTTGTTCGTCTTGAAGGTCATGCTGATGAGCGCGGCAGCCCAGAGTATAACCTAGCTCTCGGTGAGCGACGTGCACAGGCTGTGGCTAACTATCTGGCAATCCAGGGTGTGCCACGTGCACAGCTCGAAGTGATTAGCTATGGCGAAGAGAAGCCTGCAGTAGAAGGCTACGGTGATGCCGTTTGGAGCCAGAATCGTCGCGTTGAGTTAAAATACGTCGATTAA
- a CDS encoding adenylosuccinate synthase, whose protein sequence is MSKNVVVLGTQWGDEGKGKIVDLLTDKAAAVARFQGGHNAGHTLVIDGKKTVLHLIPSGVLRENVKCLIGNGVVVSPEALLKEIAGLEASNVPVRERLRLSPACPLILPYHVALDQAREAAKCAQKKIGTTGRGIGPAYEDKVARRGLRLGDMLYPERFAEKLREVLEYHNFALTEYYKVEAVDYDKTLADCMVMAEQLNPMIEDVTQTLHDLREAGENIMFEGAQGTLLDIDHGTYPFVTSSNTTAGGVSSGSGMGPLYLDYVLGITKAYTTRVGGGPFPTELFDDVGEGVGERGHEFGATTGRERRCGWFDAMLVRHAVRINSISGICLTKLDVLDGMETIKVCTGYQDASGNSIGQPTDAEGYAALTPIYEELPGWSESTFGAKEMSALPANAIAYIKRLEQLVGAPIDIVSTGPDRVETIVLRDPYEA, encoded by the coding sequence ATGAGCAAAAACGTAGTCGTACTTGGCACCCAGTGGGGTGACGAGGGCAAAGGCAAGATAGTGGATCTGTTAACCGATAAGGCAGCGGCTGTCGCTCGCTTTCAAGGTGGTCATAACGCAGGTCATACGCTGGTTATCGATGGCAAGAAAACCGTATTACATCTTATTCCATCGGGCGTCCTACGCGAAAACGTCAAGTGTCTTATAGGTAATGGCGTGGTGGTTTCGCCAGAGGCATTGCTAAAGGAGATTGCAGGTCTTGAGGCCAGTAATGTACCAGTGCGTGAGCGCTTGCGTCTCAGCCCTGCTTGCCCACTGATACTGCCTTACCATGTTGCTCTCGATCAGGCGCGGGAAGCCGCTAAGTGTGCGCAGAAGAAAATCGGCACGACAGGCCGTGGTATTGGCCCAGCATATGAAGACAAAGTCGCCCGTCGTGGCCTGCGTCTAGGCGACATGCTATACCCTGAGCGTTTTGCTGAGAAGCTACGTGAGGTGCTCGAGTACCACAACTTTGCTCTTACTGAATACTACAAGGTAGAGGCTGTCGATTACGATAAGACGCTGGCTGATTGTATGGTGATGGCGGAGCAGCTTAACCCGATGATCGAAGATGTGACTCAGACATTGCACGACTTGCGAGAAGCAGGTGAAAACATCATGTTTGAAGGCGCTCAGGGGACGCTGCTGGATATCGATCACGGCACCTATCCTTTTGTTACCTCCTCAAATACCACGGCAGGTGGTGTTTCAAGTGGTAGCGGCATGGGGCCCTTGTATCTTGATTATGTTCTTGGCATCACTAAGGCATACACCACGCGTGTAGGTGGCGGGCCGTTTCCGACCGAATTGTTTGATGATGTAGGTGAGGGGGTGGGTGAGCGCGGGCACGAGTTCGGTGCAACCACCGGCCGTGAACGCCGTTGTGGTTGGTTTGATGCTATGTTGGTGCGCCACGCAGTACGTATTAACTCTATCAGCGGTATCTGCCTGACCAAGTTAGATGTGCTGGATGGTATGGAGACTATTAAGGTCTGTACGGGTTATCAAGATGCGTCCGGCAACAGCATTGGTCAGCCAACTGACGCCGAAGGATATGCCGCCCTGACGCCTATCTACGAAGAGCTGCCAGGGTGGTCAGAGTCAACTTTCGGGGCAAAAGAGATGTCTGCTCTGCCAGCTAACGCGATTGCTTATATTAAGCGCCTCGAGCAGCTTGTCGGTGCGCCCATCGATATCGTTTCTACTGGCCCGGACCGGGTTGAAACGATTGTATTGCGAGACCCCTACGAGGCCTAG
- a CDS encoding ATP phosphoribosyltransferase regulatory subunit yields the protein MTVVDRWLLPEGVEELLPAQARQVEAIRRQLLDLYRGWGYQLVIPPLVEFTDALLIGMGRDIDVNSVKVTDELTGRMMAIRPDITAQAARIDAHSLCSDDVTRLCYAGSVLHTKPKSLMASRSPIQVGAELYGEASVAADIEVVSLMVETLHSLGIADITLDFGHVAIFRTLADQAGLSEEEETELFEVLQRKAADEIASVINRCIDDAVLGEQMLALSKLQGDVSVLHRAANLFAGAAPGIIEAIDELQRVAEKIQGRYPSLNLYFDLTELRGYHYHTGLVFGAYAPGCGYAVANGGRYDDIGRVFGRARPATGFTTELKSLLNLATSVEVDGDIIFAPYREDAEQWKQVQQLRSQNQIVICGLPEQNVNAECTHILVDDDGRWSIESID from the coding sequence ATGACAGTAGTAGATAGATGGTTGTTGCCTGAGGGTGTGGAGGAGTTGTTGCCGGCACAAGCTCGGCAAGTGGAGGCTATCCGCCGTCAACTACTGGACCTGTACCGTGGCTGGGGGTATCAGCTGGTGATCCCGCCTCTTGTTGAGTTTACTGATGCCCTGTTAATTGGCATGGGGCGCGATATCGACGTCAATAGCGTAAAGGTGACCGATGAGCTCACCGGTCGTATGATGGCGATTCGTCCCGATATTACCGCGCAGGCGGCGCGAATTGACGCCCATAGCTTGTGTAGTGATGACGTTACGCGTCTCTGCTATGCGGGAAGCGTGCTGCATACGAAGCCGAAGTCGCTGATGGCCTCGCGATCGCCGATACAGGTCGGTGCAGAGCTGTATGGCGAGGCCAGTGTCGCCGCTGATATTGAGGTGGTATCGCTAATGGTTGAGACGCTCCATAGTCTCGGTATTGCAGATATTACTTTGGATTTTGGTCACGTTGCTATCTTCCGTACGCTCGCCGATCAGGCGGGGCTAAGCGAGGAAGAAGAGACTGAGTTGTTTGAGGTTCTGCAGCGTAAGGCGGCGGACGAGATAGCGAGTGTAATTAATCGCTGCATTGATGACGCGGTATTGGGGGAGCAGATGCTGGCCTTGTCGAAGCTGCAGGGAGATGTCTCTGTGCTGCATCGTGCGGCGAATTTATTCGCCGGTGCTGCCCCGGGAATCATCGAGGCTATCGATGAGTTGCAGCGTGTGGCGGAGAAAATTCAAGGTCGCTACCCTTCGTTAAACTTATACTTTGATTTGACGGAGTTGCGGGGCTACCACTACCACACTGGGCTGGTGTTTGGTGCTTATGCGCCAGGTTGTGGCTACGCTGTGGCAAACGGTGGTCGCTATGACGATATTGGCCGTGTTTTTGGCCGAGCCCGCCCGGCGACGGGCTTTACAACCGAATTAAAATCTCTGTTAAACTTGGCAACGTCTGTCGAGGTTGATGGCGATATTATCTTTGCACCTTATCGTGAGGATGCAGAGCAGTGGAAACAGGTGCAACAGCTACGCAGTCAAAATCAGATTGTTATTTGCGGTCTGCCTGAGCAGAACGTAAATGCTGAATGTACCCATATATTAGTTGATGATGACGGCCGTTGGTCCATAGAATCAATCGATTAG
- a CDS encoding DUF2065 domain-containing protein — protein MWVEVLTALSLVLILEGVMPFLMPAQWRVTLLRIAAQRDTTVRWLGLSFMLIGAVLLTIVRG, from the coding sequence ATGTGGGTCGAGGTGTTAACGGCGCTCTCGCTGGTGTTGATACTAGAGGGGGTTATGCCCTTCTTGATGCCAGCACAGTGGCGAGTAACGCTACTGAGAATTGCGGCGCAGCGCGATACAACCGTGCGCTGGCTTGGTCTTTCTTTTATGTTGATCGGGGCGGTCTTGTTAACAATAGTGCGCGGCTAA
- the hflC gene encoding protease modulator HflC, producing MNNKSPLILGVLALLLLVVSNSLYVVKETERAVLLRFGAISQSDVKPGLHVKVPFVNTVRIFDARLLTLDSPSERYLTLEKKAVIVDSYTKWRIIDVEKFYTSTGGDEMRAQDILGRRVKDGLRAEFGRRSMHEVVSGQRDQLMEELTVKQDKELRKTLGIEVVDIRVKQIDLPSDVSDSVYARMNTERQREAREHRSKGKELAEGIRAAAERESTVIAANAFRDSEVTRGEGDATAAAIYAKAYTQDPEFYAFVRSLEAYRSSFANKSDVMVVEPSSEFFKYLGDSKGGK from the coding sequence ATGAATAATAAATCGCCGTTAATTCTTGGGGTATTGGCGCTGCTATTGCTTGTCGTCTCCAATTCGCTTTATGTAGTAAAAGAGACTGAGCGGGCCGTTTTGCTTCGCTTTGGTGCTATATCTCAATCTGACGTGAAGCCTGGCTTGCATGTGAAGGTGCCGTTTGTAAACACAGTGCGTATTTTTGATGCGCGTTTACTGACGCTGGATTCTCCTTCGGAGCGTTATCTAACGCTGGAAAAAAAGGCTGTTATCGTAGACTCGTACACCAAGTGGCGCATTATCGATGTAGAGAAATTCTATACCTCGACAGGTGGAGACGAAATGCGGGCGCAGGATATATTGGGTCGACGTGTTAAAGATGGTTTGCGGGCGGAGTTTGGTCGACGCTCAATGCATGAGGTGGTTTCGGGGCAGCGCGATCAGCTGATGGAAGAGCTAACCGTTAAGCAGGATAAGGAGTTACGTAAGACGCTCGGTATCGAGGTAGTTGATATTCGTGTCAAGCAGATCGATCTGCCATCAGATGTTTCTGACTCTGTCTATGCACGAATGAATACCGAGCGCCAGCGAGAGGCTCGTGAGCACCGCTCAAAGGGTAAGGAGTTGGCTGAGGGGATTCGAGCAGCAGCGGAGCGTGAGAGCACGGTTATTGCTGCGAACGCCTTTCGTGACTCAGAGGTGACGCGGGGTGAAGGTGATGCTACTGCCGCTGCGATTTACGCGAAAGCTTACACCCAAGATCCTGAGTTCTATGCCTTTGTTCGGAGTTTAGAGGCTTATCGTAGCAGCTTTGCGAACAAGTCGGACGTGATGGTGGTCGAGCCATCGAGCGAGTTCTTTAAGTATCTCGGTGATAGCAAAGGCGGTAAATAA
- the hflK gene encoding FtsH protease activity modulator HflK produces MAWNEPGGGNQKDPWGGGDKNGPPDLDEAMRKFQERISKMMGGGGGSKQGSGGGASGMVFALVALVVLGLWFAAGVYKLDEQDRAVVLRLGKFSEIVGPGLHWNPALIDQRQVVNVTRIRSYAHSALMLTEDENIVEVSLSIQYKASDARKFALNVRDPERSLAQATESALRHVVGSTEMHLILTEGREQVAVDVKERLQRYIDNYDTGIEVTTVTIANTQAPKEVQAAFDDVIKAREDEERVKNEAQTYANGIVPEARGDAQRVIEEANGYKQQVVARAEGESQRFTALLTEYQRAPAVTRERLYIETMQELMSKSSKILMDVENGNNLLYLPLDKIIDGKPGSAKATMSESKMKDLTETLRRQAQLDNAPSRRTSNRERR; encoded by the coding sequence ATGGCCTGGAATGAACCTGGCGGTGGCAATCAGAAAGATCCTTGGGGCGGTGGCGATAAGAATGGTCCGCCTGATCTTGATGAGGCGATGCGCAAATTTCAAGAGCGTATTAGCAAGATGATGGGCGGTGGCGGCGGCTCCAAACAGGGCTCGGGCGGGGGTGCCAGTGGTATGGTTTTCGCCCTTGTTGCCCTTGTTGTGCTTGGTCTGTGGTTTGCTGCGGGCGTCTATAAGCTCGATGAGCAAGATCGGGCTGTGGTGCTGCGACTAGGTAAGTTCAGTGAGATTGTCGGCCCAGGCCTGCACTGGAATCCTGCGTTGATTGATCAGCGCCAGGTAGTGAATGTTACGCGCATTCGTTCATACGCGCATAGTGCCCTGATGTTGACAGAAGACGAGAACATCGTCGAAGTGAGTTTGTCGATACAATATAAGGCTTCGGACGCGAGGAAGTTTGCCCTCAACGTACGTGACCCTGAACGCAGTCTGGCACAGGCGACGGAGAGTGCTCTGCGTCATGTAGTAGGCTCTACCGAGATGCACCTAATTCTTACCGAGGGGCGTGAGCAGGTTGCTGTTGACGTTAAGGAGCGCTTGCAGCGCTACATCGATAATTACGATACGGGTATTGAAGTGACTACGGTCACTATCGCCAACACCCAGGCGCCGAAAGAGGTGCAGGCGGCGTTTGATGATGTGATCAAGGCGCGGGAAGATGAGGAGCGAGTTAAGAATGAGGCGCAGACCTACGCTAACGGCATCGTGCCTGAGGCGCGCGGTGACGCACAGCGTGTCATTGAAGAGGCAAACGGCTACAAGCAGCAGGTAGTGGCTCGCGCCGAAGGTGAGAGTCAGCGTTTTACCGCTCTGTTGACGGAGTATCAGCGTGCACCGGCGGTAACACGTGAGCGCCTATATATAGAAACCATGCAGGAGTTGATGAGTAAGAGCTCTAAGATCCTGATGGATGTGGAGAATGGCAATAACCTGCTGTATTTGCCGCTGGATAAAATCATTGATGGCAAGCCGGGGTCCGCAAAGGCGACGATGAGCGAGAGCAAGATGAAAGACCTCACCGAAACCTTGCGCCGTCAGGCACAGCTCGATAATGCACCGTCACGCCGCACCAGCAATAGGGAGAGACGTTAA
- the hflX gene encoding ribosome rescue GTPase HflX, which yields MFFERPEYGELAVLVHIDFAQDAQREDPREFEELVLSAGGDPVAYVLGQRKLPTPRFFVGTGKLEEIRQAVQLHGAEVVIFNHQLSPSQERNIEAELQCRVLDRTGLILDIFAQRARTHEGKLQVELAQLQHMSTRLIRGWTHLERQKGGIGLRGPGETQLESDRRLLRERIKYINGRLAKVQKQRHQGRRARSRADIPTVSLVGYTNAGKSTLFNAMTNAEIYAADQLFATLDPTMRRIELQGVGATVLADTVGFIRHLPHRLVTAFKATLEEAASAELLLHVVDAASEERLANIEQVENVLVEIEADSLPRLEIYNKIDLMPGMEPRIDRDAAGVPERVWLSAQTGAGLDLLPLALSELLSVDLLHQTISLAPEYARLRAKLHESSAVLTEVYTDDGSIDIEVRMPRFELLKMLSVEGIEPASLGVTMPREEWEVDEKGL from the coding sequence TTGTTTTTTGAGCGGCCGGAATATGGTGAGCTGGCAGTGCTGGTTCATATCGACTTTGCGCAAGATGCGCAGAGAGAAGATCCACGTGAGTTTGAAGAGCTTGTGCTCTCTGCTGGTGGAGACCCTGTCGCCTATGTGTTGGGGCAGCGTAAGCTGCCAACGCCGCGCTTTTTTGTTGGTACAGGGAAGCTAGAAGAAATTCGCCAGGCGGTACAGTTGCACGGTGCCGAGGTGGTGATCTTTAACCATCAGCTAAGCCCTTCCCAAGAGCGTAATATTGAGGCGGAGTTACAGTGCCGTGTACTAGATCGTACGGGGTTGATCCTTGATATATTTGCTCAACGCGCACGTACCCACGAAGGTAAGCTGCAGGTTGAGCTTGCTCAGTTACAGCACATGTCGACACGGCTCATTCGCGGCTGGACCCATCTTGAAAGACAGAAAGGGGGAATTGGTCTACGTGGGCCGGGTGAAACACAGCTGGAGAGCGATCGGCGGTTGTTGCGTGAGCGCATCAAATACATTAATGGTCGTTTGGCTAAGGTGCAAAAGCAGCGTCATCAGGGGCGGCGAGCTCGCTCCCGTGCCGATATTCCAACGGTCTCTCTCGTTGGTTATACCAATGCGGGTAAGTCGACCTTGTTTAACGCCATGACGAATGCCGAGATTTACGCGGCAGATCAGCTGTTTGCCACGTTGGATCCGACCATGCGGCGAATTGAGCTGCAGGGCGTCGGGGCGACTGTGCTGGCCGATACAGTTGGTTTTATTCGCCACTTGCCGCACCGCCTTGTCACCGCATTTAAGGCCACGTTAGAGGAGGCTGCTTCTGCAGAGCTTTTGTTGCACGTGGTTGATGCTGCGAGTGAGGAACGCTTGGCCAATATCGAGCAGGTGGAGAATGTGCTTGTGGAGATAGAGGCGGATTCGCTACCGCGACTAGAGATCTACAACAAGATAGATTTGATGCCAGGTATGGAGCCGCGTATCGATCGTGATGCCGCGGGAGTGCCGGAGAGGGTATGGTTATCGGCGCAAACAGGTGCCGGTTTGGATCTATTGCCCTTGGCGCTTTCTGAGCTATTGTCGGTTGATTTATTGCATCAGACCATATCTTTAGCGCCGGAATATGCCAGATTACGTGCTAAGCTGCATGAGTCCTCAGCTGTCTTGACGGAGGTTTACACTGACGATGGTAGTATCGATATCGAGGTGAGGATGCCTCGCTTCGAGTTGCTGAAGATGTTGAGTGTCGAAGGTATTGAACCTGCTAGTTTAGGTGTTACCATGCCGCGTGAAGAGTGGGAAGTTGACGAAAAAGGACTGTAG
- the hfq gene encoding RNA chaperone Hfq — MSKGHTLQDPYLNILRKERVPVSIYLVNGIKLQGQVESFDQFVVLLKNTVSQMVYKHAISTVVPARPVRIPMQVPQGEEGEE; from the coding sequence ATGTCAAAGGGGCATACGCTACAAGACCCTTACTTGAATATCCTACGTAAGGAGCGCGTACCAGTTTCTATCTACTTAGTGAACGGTATTAAGCTACAGGGGCAGGTGGAGTCATTTGACCAGTTTGTTGTTCTGTTAAAGAACACAGTTAGCCAAATGGTTTATAAGCATGCAATTTCTACAGTGGTTCCGGCACGTCCAGTGCGCATCCCTATGCAGGTGCCACAGGGTGAAGAAGGCGAAGAATAA
- the miaA gene encoding tRNA (adenosine(37)-N6)-dimethylallyltransferase MiaA, with translation MGPTASGKTDLAIELRKRLPVEIISVDSALVYRGMDIGTAKPNQEELTQAPHRLISFLDPAESYSAAKFRTDALSEVADIQAAGRIPLLVGGTMMYFRALLFGIAELPPADPSIRADLEHQARLRGWPYIHQQLAEVDPQAAARLQPNDAQRVERALEVYRATGKTMTAWLAEQKNSGSQKSEGDCYADDLPFRPLQMAIAPQQRSVLHERIARRFYKMLELGFKDEVEKLYQRGDLHADLPAIRAVGYRQMWQHLEGELSADEAIERGIIATRQLAKRQLTWLRSWQKVHWLHTDEGGRHLYHPDLERGESVIEAAISYLKKYQVGQI, from the coding sequence ATGGGGCCTACTGCCTCGGGTAAGACTGACTTGGCGATTGAGTTGCGTAAGCGGCTCCCCGTCGAAATTATTAGTGTTGATTCTGCGCTGGTCTATCGTGGCATGGATATTGGTACGGCTAAGCCTAACCAAGAGGAGTTGACACAGGCGCCACACCGACTGATTAGCTTTTTGGATCCGGCGGAGAGCTATTCGGCAGCAAAGTTTCGTACCGACGCCTTGAGTGAGGTTGCCGATATACAAGCGGCGGGCAGAATTCCCCTGCTGGTCGGAGGTACGATGATGTATTTTCGTGCCTTGCTCTTCGGTATTGCAGAACTGCCGCCAGCGGACCCGTCAATCAGGGCAGATCTTGAGCATCAGGCACGGCTACGTGGCTGGCCCTATATTCACCAGCAATTAGCTGAGGTCGACCCGCAAGCAGCAGCTAGGCTGCAGCCTAATGATGCGCAGCGTGTTGAACGTGCGTTAGAAGTTTATCGCGCTACCGGAAAGACCATGACGGCTTGGCTGGCAGAGCAGAAAAATAGCGGCAGCCAGAAGAGTGAGGGAGACTGCTACGCAGACGACTTGCCCTTTCGGCCGCTGCAGATGGCGATCGCACCGCAGCAGCGTTCGGTATTGCACGAAAGGATTGCGAGACGTTTTTATAAAATGTTGGAACTAGGGTTCAAGGACGAGGTCGAAAAGTTGTACCAGAGGGGCGACTTGCATGCGGACTTGCCTGCCATAAGAGCGGTGGGGTATCGGCAAATGTGGCAGCACCTCGAGGGAGAGCTTAGTGCCGATGAGGCTATCGAACGCGGCATTATTGCTACCCGACAGCTTGCCAAGCGACAGTTGACTTGGCTGCGTAGCTGGCAAAAGGTACACTGGCTGCATACCGACGAGGGCGGTAGGCATTTGTATCATCCTGATTTGGAACGTGGTGAAAGTGTGATAGAAGCGGCAATTTCATACTTGAAAAAATACCAAGTAGGTCAAATATAG